TGTGTGGCTGGCTTACGGCCAGATGATAGCTGAGCGCACCGCCGGCCAGAACCGTCGTGCTGATGATCCAGCGCCGCCGCCACAGCATCGAGATGATATCACTGATCGAACCAAGACTACCCATAACACTACCTTCTCTTGCGACCGCGGAACCAGCGATCGCGAATACCCTGTACAATATCGTTCAGTGACTTTCGGATTTCTCCGCGGTTGAGGACAACAGCCACCAGCCTTGTTCTGCCATTCAGCAACTCCTCGGCCTCGCGCAGCTGTGCGGCGGTGTTGCGGGTGCCATCTGCTACCAGCAGGATCCCGTCCAGTTGCGGCATGAAGGACAAAGTGTCGTCACGGCCAAGGATCGGGGGCAGATCGTAGATCTCGATCGTCGGGGAAAATTTCCGGCGCAGGTTTCCCAGCGCAACGGCGGTCGATTGTTCCTGCAGCAGTTCCGCGCTGCCCTGGCTGGGTTGTGAATTCAACAGCAGCGCCAGATTTCCGTGATAGCTGCGCAGGTGATCTGATGCCGAATGATTGCCCGCCAGGAATTCGCTGAGCGGCCCGGGGGCATTGGCACCGAACATGCGCGCCAGTCCGGGTTTGCGCAGGTTCATGTCCGCCAGAACGACCCTTGCACTGGGCCGCCGCGCCATGGACAGCGCCAGATTGGCGGCAATGAACGATGTGCCCGAACCTTCCGTTGGTGCCGAAACCCCCAGACGCAGGATGCCGTTTTCTTCCAATGTGCCCGCCAGCAATGTGCGCAGCAGGTCAAATCGACGGGTGATGTCGTCATCGCGACTGTCCGTAAACAGCTTGTAGCGCTTGAGCGAGGCAGGATCGGTGCGCAGGGGCCTTATCTCGGCCCAATGCCTTGCATGATCCATGGCACTGGACGAGGCATTCGCAGGGCTGCTGCGATCCAGTCGCAAGCGCGCTACCTTCGTCGGCGCCTGCTTGGCAGGGGTCGCCTTTTGCGCTGTTTGCGGAGTTTCAGAATTCATCACTGGTAACCCAATCACCTTTATCGTCGGAAATACGAAAGACCTCCAGCAGAACTATCAGATGCTGTGACTTAATCAATTTATACAATAGAACATGTAAAATGCAGACTATCATGATGATAGCCATCTGTCAGAGGGGATAATCAGATCGTGATGACGAATTTGAATGTGGACCCGGCCAGACTGGCTGCGAATGTGATCGATGCAGTTGCGATCGGACGCAACGAAGGCAAAAGACTGGTCGAATGCCTGGCTTCGCTGCAGCGCGCAGGCGTGCGCAGGATCGTCTATGTCGACAGCGGTTCGACCGATGGCAGCCTGCTTGCCGCCGAAGCTGCTGGCGCGATGGTGGTGCAACTGGACATGAGCCAGCCCTTTACTGCCGCCCGGGCGCGCAATGCCGGGCTGGCCCGATTGCTGGAGATGGATGATCCCGCGGAATTCGTGCAGATGATTGACGGGGATTGCGTTCTGCGAAGTTCTTGGCTGCCTTTGGCGCAGGATTTCCTGAAGAGCAACCCGCGCGCGGTGGCTGTTTGCGGGCGCCGGCGCGAATCCGCGGCCGCTGCCAGCGTTTACAACAGGTTGTGTGATGTCGAATGGGACACGCCGGTTGGCAAGGCGCTGGCCTGCGGGGGGGATGCCCTGTTTCGCATGTCCGCCTTGGCGGCTGCTGGCGGATATCGTGCCGATCTGATCGCCGGAGAGGAACCCGAGCTTTGTGTCAGATTGCGTCAGTCCGGGGGCGAGATATGGCGCCTGGACGGTGAAATGACCCTGCATGATGCGGCCATGACCCGGTTTTCCCAATGGTGGCGACGCAGCCGCCGCGCCGGCTATGCCTTTGCCGAAGGTGCCGCCCTGCATGGTGCCCCGCCAGAGCGGCACTGGGTTGCCCAGACCCGCCGCGCGGTGGTCTGGGGCGCGGTGCTGCCGGTTCTGGCCTTTCTTCTGCTATGGATTGCCCCGGCGCTGGCCCTGTTGGTCCTGCTGATCTATCCGGCGCAGGTGTTGCGCCTGGCGGCGCGGCGAGGGCTGTCGAAAGGCACATCCTGGGAGGTTGCCCTCTTCACCGTGCTGGGAAAATTTCCCGAAGCCCTGGGCGTGCTGTCATATTGGCTCAACCGGCTGCGGGGCCGCCATGGTCGCCTGATCGAATACAAATAGGGGGTCAGCGCGCGCGACGTTGCTTCAGGGCATTCATTGCCTCGGCAGGCAGGATCGCGGCGCAACGTGCATATCGCGGGGCCAGCCGCCGGGGCGAAGACAGCATGCGCCAGACCCATTCCATCGCGATTCGGCGCACCCATCGCGGCGCGCGTTGCTGGTTGCCGGCCAGAAAGTCCAGACCGGCCCCGATCGAGGCAAAACCGATCTCTGGTGCCTCGATGCGTCCACGCGCGGCCAGACGCTCTTGCTTGGGGGCCCCCAGCGCAATGAAACACAGCCGCGCCCCGCTGTCGCGAAGCTGATGCAGGACCTCGGCACCAGCGGCGGATTCGGGATCAAACCCCATGGGCGGGGCAATGCAGGCGGCGATCGTGATGCCGGGCACATTCTTGCGGATATGTGCAGCGGCACCTTCAAGCGCCTCGGGCGTGCTGCCGACCAGCGCAAGCGGGACATCTTCGGCGGCGGCAAGCCGGGCCAGCGGCATCACCAGGTCCGAGCCGGGCACCAGAGCCAGGGATTCTCCGGCAAGGCGGGACAGCCAGATGATCGGGTTGCCATCTGCGACGACCAGATCCTGTGCCGCATAGGCCTGACGAAAGCCGCCATCCTGGCGCAGCTTGACCAGATGATCCAGGTTGATGGTCGCCAGGGCAAAGCCCTGATGCGCGCGAAATCGCCGGGTCACTTCCTCCATCAGGCTGGGCTGGTCGGGCATGTTCACGCGAATGACGTGGTCTTCATAGGTAAAATTCATACTGTGGGCCGCCCTGAAAGAGTCACTGCGCCTGAAAACTGATCACATTCCAACCATTGTCTGGCACTTTAGACCGCGTTGGACAAGTCGTTGGCGTTTGTCAGAACCCGCCCATGTGCTAAGGAAGGGAATGTAACCAGTTCATCTCTCCGGCGATTTTTTCACATGCCCAACAGTCTCGCATTTCTCATGATGACCAGCTGGCCCTTGGTCACGCTGGCCATGTATCTGCGCATGCCGGCGAAATCTGCGGTGATCTGGTCGATCCTGCTGGGTTATCTGGTGCTGCCGGCGGGAATGGTGCTGGATCTGCCCGCCTTGCCGGGGCTCAGCAAGCACAGCATCGCCTCGCTGTTCGGCTATCTTTACGCGACGCTGCTACTGGGGCGACGCATCTCCTTCATGCCTGAAGGACGGGTGGGGCGGTTCCTGGCAATCCTGATCCTGCTGTCGCCATTCCTGACGGTGATCACGAATGGCGACCCCATCTTCATCAACAGTCAGAAGACCTTGCCGGGGCTGCGCCTCTATGACGCGGCCTCAATGCTGGTGGGGCAGCTTGGCTTTCTGTGCATATGGGCGTTGGCACGGGAGTTCCTGCGCGACACGGCAACCCTGCGCCAGTTGGTGACGGCACTGGTCATCGCCTGGCTGTGGTATTCGTTGCCGATGCTGTATGAGGTGCGGATGTCGCCGCAGTTGCATATCCGCATCTATGGCTTCTTCCAGCACGATTTCGCGCAGATGATGCGGCAGGGCGGTTTCAGGCCCATCGTCTTTCTGGAGCACGGGCTATGGATTGCCATCCTGACCTCGATGTCGGCGATGCTCTGCGTGGTTCTGGGGCGCAGTTCACCACCCGATACCGCGCGGCGATACTATATGGCTGCAGCTTATCTGATGGTGGTGCTGATCCTGTGCAAGAGCATGGCCTCTCTTCTTTATGCGGCGTTGATGATGCCCGCGCTGATTTTTCTCAGCGGCAAGAGACTGGGGCAGATTGCCATGCTGATGGGGGTGCTGATCCTCAGCTATCCCATCCTGCGCACGCTTGACGTGATCCCGACGGGAACCCTGGTCGAGATGGCCGGTCGCATTTCCGACGAGCGCGCCCAGTCCCTGCAATTCAGGTTCGAGAATGAAGATGCGTTGCTGCAACACGCGATGGGTCGTCCCTTGTTCGGCTGGGGAGGATGGGAGCGCAGCTCGATCCATGATCCCTTGACCGGAGAGACTGTCTCGACCACCGACGGGCTTTGGGTGATTGCCATGGGATACGGAGGATTCGCCGGCTTCATCGCGCAGTTTGGCCTGTTGTGCCTGCCGATCTTCATGCTGGGTGGCATTCATCGCCATGCCGGACGCGAGGTCAGCATTCTGGCCGGAGGGGTGGCGGTGGTTCTGGCCGTCAATCTGATCGACCTGCTGCCGAATGCGACGATCACCCCGGTGACATGGCTGATCACCGGCGGCTTGCTGGGCTATCTTGAGCAATTGCGCAGGGGTGTGCCTGAAGACGAGACGGTAATGGTTGCCGCGCCGCGCCGGACGGGCGGGGCCAGGCCATTTGCCGGGCTGGTCGGTCAGTCCCATACCGGTCCGCGCAGCCTGCTTTAGGTTGCGCTTCGGTCAGCGCCTGAATGAAATTGGATCGCAGATATTCGGCAAGAAGAGGGTTCCGTGATACGATCAAGCTGCGGTTTTCAGGCCTGAAGGATGAAAACCTGTCCAAAGCGGCAGGTTCAAACAAAGGGCTTTGCGAATTAGCTGTTATGTCTGTGTATGAAGGTTGAAGTTGTAAATGGGAATCGCGTTGCTCGCGGCAGTGGCCGCGCCTTGTCGGCATTTGACGAAATGGTCGCAATTTAAGGGAAATCCGGCTGTTGTCCGTGTTGATCGGGTGACAAGATTGCGTGGGTCGAATTGTCATTTGGCCAGATGGGGTGCCCAGGGCGGCAATGCGAAACGGGTGACGCGATGACAAAACACGATGATCCGCTGCAGGGCCTTGATGGCGCAATCGCCATTACCGGCATGTCGGCACATCTGCCGGGCGCTGCAGATATCGACCAATATTGGGCCAATCTGCGCGACGGCATCGAATCCATCCGTCATCTTTCGGTGGATGAGCTGCTCGCCAATGGTGAAAGCCCGGCGCGCCTACGACAGAAGAATTACGTGCCGGCCTCTTCGATTCTTGAAGGCTTCGAACGGTTTGACGCGGATTTTTTCGGGCTCTCGCCGAAAGAGGCGGCGATCATGGACCCCCAGCATCGCCAGTTCCTGGAATGTGCCTGGGAAGCCTTTGAGAACAGCGGTCATACGCCAGAGGGTTTCGATGGGCCGATCGGCGTTTTCGCCGGTTGCGGCATGGGCAGCTATTTCTATTTCAATATCTGTTCCAATGCCGATCTGGTCAAGAATACCGGGATGTTCCTGCTGCGCCATACCGGCAATGACAAGGATTTCCTGTCCACCCGCGTCAGCCATATCTTTGACCTCAAGGGGCCAAGCCTGTCGATCCAGACTGCCTGTTCGACTTCTCTGGTAGCGGTGCATCAGGCGGCGCAATCGCTGCTGAACGGCGAATGCGACATGGCGTTGGCGGGGGGCGTGACCATCGAACTGCCACATGGTCGCGGCTATCTGTTCGAAGACGGCGAGATTCTGTCGCCCGATGGGCATTGCCATGCTTTCGACCATCGCGCGCAGGGCACCGTCTTTGGCTCTGGCGCAGGCTGCGTGGTGCTGCGTCGGCTGGAGGATGCGATTGCCGATGGCGACCATATCTGGGCCGTGGTGCGTGGCACTGCGGTGAACAACGATGGCTCGGCCAAGGCCGGTTATCTGGCCCCCTCGGTCGAGGGTCAGGCCCGCGCCATTGCCGAGGCGCAGGCCGTGGCCGGGGTCAATGCCGGAACGGTCGGCTATGTCGAATGTCACGGCACCGGCACCTATCTGGGAGATCCGATCGAGGTCGCGGCGCTGACGCAGGCCTTTGAAAAGACCACGGATGCCAAGGGCTTTTGCGGCATCGGCAGCGTCAAGACCAATATCGGCCATACCGATACGGCGGCAGGCGTCGCCAGTCTGATCAAGGTCAGCATGGCGCTGCATCACGGCCAGATTCCGCCCTCGCTGGGATATGAGGCGCCCAATCCGGCCATCGACTTTGAAGATTCACCCTTCATGGTGAATGATCGCCTGCGTGACTTCCCGCGTCTGAACGGCGCGCCGCGTCGTGCCGGAGTGAACAGCCTTGGCGTCGGTGGCACCAATGCGCATGCCGTCGTCGAAGAGGCGCCCGCGCGGGCCGCTTCGGAGGAAAGCGACTGGCCCTTCCATCTGCTGGTCCTGTCGGCACGCAGCAAGACCGCGCTGGATCAGGCCTCGTCAAATCTTGCCGCGCATCTGCGGGCCCATCCCGAACAGCCTCTGGCAGATGTGGCCTGGACGCTGAAGGAGGGTCGTCGCGCCTTTGAGCACCGCCGTGTCCTGGTGGCCCATGATCACGATGAGGCCGCAGCCAAGCTGGAAGAGGGCGACCCGCGCAAGGTCTTTACCCATCAGGAATTGCCCGAGCCCCCAGAGGTCGTGTTCATGTTCCCCGGCGGCGGCGCGCAATTTGCCGGCATGGCCCGCGACCTGTATGAAACCGAACCGGTTTTTCAGGAGTGGATGGATCGCGGACTGGATCATCTGGCTCCCTCGCTGGACTATGATCTGCGGGCGGTCTGGCTGCCCGAGGCCGAGGATCACGCCGCTGCGGTCGAGCGCCTGAAAAAACCCTCGGTGCAATTGCCGCTGATCATGATCACCGAATATGCGCTGGCCCAGCTCTGGATGAGTTGGGGCGTGCAGCCCGCGGCCCTGATCGGGCATTCCATGGGCGAAAACACCGCGGCATGTCTGGCCGGCGTGATGTCCTTCGAGGATTGCATCGGCCTGGTGCATCTGCGCGGACAATTGTTTGACACGATCGCGCCGGGCGGGATGCTGTCGGTGCCGCTGTCGCGTGAAGCCTTGCAGGCCTATTGGGCCGATGATCTGGACATGGCCTCGGTCAATGCGCCCGATCTTTGCGTCGTTTCGGGGCCGCAGGCGGCGCTGGACGATCTGGAACAACGGCTGGCCAGAGATGAGATCGAGGCGCAGCGAATCCAGATCGACATTGCCGCCCACAGCCGGATGCTGGAACCGATCCTGACCCGCTTTGGCGACTATCTGCGCAGCATTCCCCTGAATGCGCCGAAACTGCCGGTGATCTCGAACCGGACCGGCCAGCCGCTGACCGCTGCCGAGGCCACCAGCCCCGATTACTGGGTCGCGCATCTGCGCAATACGGTGAATTTCGCTGATGGGATCGCCTGCCTGACCCAGAGCAAGAATCGCGTCTATCTGGAAGTCGGACCGGGCCGGGCGTTGTCATCGCTGGCTCAGGCCAATGGCATCCCCTCCAATCAGGTCATGCCCTCGCTGCGCCATCCCGAACAGCAGGTGGCCGATGACGAATGGTTCATCTCGACTCTCGGGCGCCTCTGGGCGGTCGGGATCGCCGTGGACTGGACCCCGATCTGGGGCGAGGCGCGTCGCAACAGGGTGCCTCTGCCCACCTATCCTTTCCAGCGCAGCAGCTATTTCATCGAACCGGGGCAGGTCGATCTGCGCCCCGAAGAGGATTGGGCCGAACGCATCGAAGGCGTCGAAAACTGGGGCTGGCAGCCGCATTGGCGCCCCCGTGCCGCCGAGACCGAGATCGAGGCCGATGATCTTCGGATGGCGGAACCCTGCACATGGCTGGTCTTTGCAGATGAGGCCGGGCTGGCCGAACGTGCCATTGCCCGTCTGCGTGGTGTGGGCCACAAGGTGATCGAGGTGCGCGCGGGCGATATCTATGCCCAGACCGGCGAGGACAGCTTTACCCTGTCGCCCGAACGCGGACGCGAGGATTATGACCGGCTGATTCATGATCTGGTTGCGCAGGGGCTTGCGCCGCAACGGATCGCGCATTTCTGGCTGGTGACCGCCTCGGAAAATTTCCGTCCCGGATCCAGCTTCTTCCATCGCAATCAGGAACAGGGGTTTTACAGCCTGATGTTCCTGGCGCAGGCCATTGCCGAGGAAAACCTGCCGCGGCCCATCCATGTCATGGCCGTGACGACCGGTGCCGTGCAGGTGCGCGATGAGGCCTTGCCCTATCCCGAAAAGGCGACCATCGCGGGGCCATTGCGGGTGATGCCGCGCGAATTGCCGGGGGTGACCTGTTCCTCGCTGGACCTTGCGCTGCCTGCGGGGCGGCGTGCGGATGCGGCGTGGGATGCGCTGACGGATCGCGTGCTTGAGGAAATGCTGGCGGATGCGGCGAACCTCTCGGCCGCGCTGCGTGGAGAGCGTCGCTATCAGCTGACCTGGCGATCCTTGCCGCTGGAGCAACAGGTTACCGGTCTGCCGCAAGCGGCGGTGGTCATGCTGACGGGTGGCTATGGTGGCATCGGGCTGACCGTGGCCGAGCGGCTCGCCCGTGATCTCGGCGCACGGATCGCACTGATCGGGCGTCGTGCCTTGCCCCCGCGCGATCAATGGGAGCGCATCCTGCGGTCCGCGGCTCCCAATGACGTGATGGCCGGACGCATCCGTGGCGTGCAACAGCTTGAAGCGGCAGGGGCAGAGGTCATCTGCCTGTCAGCGGATGTCTGCAACCTGCAGGATATGCAGGCGGCGCGAGACGAGGTCATGGCCCGATTTGGCCGGATCGACGCGGTCATTCACGGTGCCGGTGTTGTCGATGATGCACCGATTCTGGCGAAATCATCGGCCAGTGTCGAAAATGTCTTTGCGCCCAAGGTTCACGGCACCGAGGTTCTGGACAAGGTGTTCCCTGATGGTTCGGTCGGGCATATCGTGGTCTTCAGTTCCACCTCGACCGCCATCGCGCCTGCGGGGCAGGTCGATTATGTGGCCGCCAATGAGTTCCTGAATGCCTGGGCGAAATCGCGTGCAGGCGGGAAAACCGCCGTCACGGCGATCAACTGGGGTATCTGGGCCGAGGTCGGCATGGCCGCCGAAGCCTTTGCCACGCCCGAGGTTGCCGAGGTGCAGCCCGTCGATGCGCCCTTGCTGGATGGCGCGACATTCGATGCCGATGGAAACCGCATCTTTACCAGCGCGTTCACGACCAAGATGTGGTTGCTGGATGGCCATCGCACCAGGGATGGTCAGGCCTTGGTGCCGGGCACCGGCTATCTGGACCTGATCGCACAGGCCCTGCGGGCCAATGGCGAGCAGGGCGATTTCCAGATCCGTGATCTGTATTTCTTCCGCCCGCTTTCGGTGGATGATGGCGCGACGCGGCAGATGCGCCTGTCTCTGACGCGCAATGACGAAGGCTATGCCGTTCAGATCCGCAGCGATGTTCAGGTCGATGGCCGCGTCGGCTTTGAACTGAACGCTCAGGCGCAGATCAGCTTTGACAAGCCCCCGCAACCCCGGATCGATCTGGCGGAGATTGCCGCGCGCTGCAATCGCGATGTCGAGGCCGATCCCTCTGGACTGGTCAGCCCGCAAGAGGCGCATCTGCGCTTTGGTCCGCGCTGGCGCGTCCTGCGCCGTCGCAGCCATGGCGCAAACGAAGGTCTGGCCGAACTGGCCTTGCCCGATGCCTTCCGCAGCGAGACCTTGAAAGGCTATCAGATTCATCCGGCGCTGATGGATCTGGCGACAGGCTGGGCGATGGGATTGATCGAGGGGTATCAGGCCAATCATCTCTGGGTGCCGGTCAGCTATGGCACCATCAGGGTTCATGCGCCGCTGCCCGCTGAAATCCGCAGCTGGGTGCGCAACGCGGGTGACAACAACAGCAATTCGCCCTTTGCGCGCTTTGACGTGACACTGACCGATGCCGCCGGCAACGTGCTGATCGATATCGAGGGCTTTACCATTCACCGGATCGAAGGGACGCTGGATTTCGGGGCAGGCAATGCCAGACGCGATATCCTGTTCCCCGATCAGGGCGATGGCGATCGCAAGCTGTCGCCTGCCGAGGAGAGACTGCAGCACAATCTGTCGCAGGGGATCCGCCCGCAAGAGGGCGCAGAGGGTTTCATTCGTGCGCTGGCCACCGGCAAGCCGCAGGTTGTCGTGTCCTCAATGCCGCTGCCGCAGCTGATTTCGCAGGCGGGTCTGGCCGTCGAGGAAAGCCAGCAGCGCGAAGGGTTCGAACGCCCCGAGCTGGACAGTGATTACGTCGAACCGCGCAACGGCATTGAACGCACCCTGGTCGGCTTCTGGCAGGAATTGCTGGGCGTCAGCCAGGTCGGGGTCGAGGACAGCTTCTTCGATCTGGGTGGGCATTCGCTGATCGCCGTGCGGCTGTTTGCGATGATCCGCAAGACCTGGTCTGTTGATTTCCCGATCTCGATCCTGTTCGAGGCGCCGACCATCGCCGCCTGTGCCGCCCTGATCGAAGAACGGATCGGCCCGCAGGATGGCGAGGCCGAGGCTCCGGTGAAAAAGACGCCCAGCCGGCGCTATACCCATCTGGTGCCGATGCATCAGGGCGAAGGCGGCGGCAAACGCCCCTTCTTCCTTGTGGCGGGCATGTTCGGCAATGTGCTGAACCTGCGCCATCTGGCGCAATTGCTGGGCGGCGACCGGCCCTTCTATGGCATGCAGGCGCGGGGCCTGTTCGGCGAGGACAAGCCGCATGACAATTTTGTCGATGCGGCAAGGGATTACATTGCAGAGTTGAAGTCGGTTCAGCCTCAGGGCCCCTATCTTCTGGGCGGCTTTTCGGGTGGCGGTCTGATCGCATGGGAAATGGCCCGTCAGCTTGAGGCCGGCGGGGATGAGGTCGCGCTGACCGTTCTTCTGGATACGCCATTGCCTCTGAGGCCGAATCTGACAAGGCAGGACAAGGCTCTGATCAAGCTGGCGGAATTGCGTCGGAAAGGTCCGGCCTATCTGGCCGAATGGATGAAGGCGCGGGCCGATTGGAAACGTCAGCAAAAGGCGTTGGGTGACGCGCCTTCGGAAAGCGCCAACCAGTTCCACAACACCGCGATTGAAACCGCCTTCCGCGCCGCATTGCCCAAATATGACATGCAGCCGCGAGATGGCAGGGTCGTTCTGTTCCGCCCGCCTCTGGACCTGCATTGGCGGGTGTCCGGCGGGCGCTGGGTCAGCGCGGCCAAGGAATATGTCTATGAGGACAACGACCTGACACGCTTTGCGCCTGCCTTGCAGGTGATCGAGGTTCCGGGCGATCATGACAGCATGGTGCTGGAGCCGAATGTAAGGGTGATGGCCGTGCGCATGCGCGAGGTGATTGCCCAGGCCGAGCAAGGGCTTGATCCGGCCTATGCCCAGGCGGCGGAGTAGGCGCATGGCAACAGTTCTGACAGTCATCCTGAACTGGCGCACCGCGCCCATGACCCTGAAATCGGCCGAGGCTGCCATTGCCGCGATGAAGGATATTGCGGGCGAAATCGTCATTGTCGACAATGACAGTCAGGACGGCTCCGAGGATATCCTGCGCGAGGCCGTGGCCGAAGGTGGCTGGGACCGCGTCCGCGTCATCCAGTCCGGCCATAATGGCGGCTTTGGCGCAGGCAATAATGTGGGCATACGCGCCGGCCTGACCGGCGGAGGGCGGCCCGATTACGTCTATCTGCTGAATTCGGATGCCTTCCCCGCCGTCGATGCCATTCAGGTGTTGCGCGATCATATGGAGGCCAACCCGGCGGTGGGGCTGGCTGGCAGCTATATCCATGGCACCGACGACCAACCCCATGTCACCTGTTTCCGCTTTCCCTCGGTCGCGTCGGAATTCGAGGGCGGCGCGCAATCGGGGCCGGTGTCGCGGCTGCTGCGCCATGCGATCATTCCCCAGCCGATCCCCGAACAGACCACGCCCATGGATTGGGTGGCGGGAGCCAGCCTGATGATGCGTCAGGACATGCTGGACCAGATCGGGGCCTTTGACGAAGGCTATTTCCTGTATTTCGAGGAAACCGATCTTTGCCTGCGTGCCGCGCGGGCCGGGTGGCGGACCGATTACGTGCCGACCAGCCGCGTGGCGCATATCGGGTCGGTTTCGACCGGCATGAAGCAATGGGACCGCACGCCCGGCTATTGGTTTGACAGCCGCTGGCGTTATTTCCGCAAGAACCACGGTCTTGGCACGGCCATGGCCGCAACCCTGGCCCAGGTCTCGGGGCTTTCCATCAATCGCCTGCGCGCCGCGCTTGGCAATGCGCCGCGCAACGGTCCCAAGGGGCATATGCGCGACCTGCTGGCACATGACCTGCGCGCCCTGCGCAAAGGCATTGCTCCGGCAAGCATTCACAGCTCCGCTTCTTCCGTCACCGAGAGGACGACATGACGCAATCCGCCGTATTTATCGGGAATGAATCCCTTTTGATCCAATGCGCCGGACAATGGCGCGACCGCGGTCATTCCATTGCCGCGATCATCACGCGCGACAGCGACATTCGTCACTGGGCTGAAACTCAGGGCATTCCGGCCCTGTCACAGGCTGATACCAAGGAGCCGGGTGATCTGGCCTATGACTGGCTGTTCAGCATCGCCAATCTGTCGCTGGTGCCCGAGGCATTGCTGCAGCGCGCCGCCAGGGGTGCCATCAACTTTCACGACGGGCCATTGCCACGCCGCGCGGGGTTGAACACGCCGGCCTGGGCGATCCTGCAGGGTGACAGCCAGCATGGCATCACCTGGCATCTGATCGAAGGTGATATCGACGAAGGTGATATCCTGGAACAGCGGCTGTTCCCGATTGCCGACGATGACACCACGCTGACCCTGAACACAAAGGCCTTCGAGGCGGCAATCGACAGTTTCCCTGCCGTGATCGGACAGGTCGAAAACGGCCTTCAGCGCCGGAAGCAGGATCTCTCCCTGCGAGGCTACCACGCCCGCGCAGATCGCCCCGAGGCAGCCGCTGCAATTGATTTTACGGCTTCGCGCGACGCGGCGCTGCGTCTGATCCGCGGGCTGGATCATGGCGACTATGTCAATCCGCTGGCCCTGGCCAAATTCGAAGTGGATGGCCGGGTGATTTCGGTGGCCCATGGTTCGCCAGCCGAGGGCGCGGGCGCGCCCGGAACGGTCATCGCGGCCGGGGTCGAGGGGATTACCGCGATATTCGCGGATGGGGCGTTGCGTCTTGAAGGGTTGCGGGCGCTGGATGGCGCGGAATTCGACCCTGCCGGATTGCTGGGGAAGGTTCTGAACGGTCCGCAGGATCGCCAGGGCCTGACAGATGCCATTGCCGCGACTGTCGGCGGCGAGGGTTATTGGCGCACGGCATTGCGCCGTCTGGCTGC
This is a stretch of genomic DNA from Paracoccus seriniphilus. It encodes these proteins:
- a CDS encoding glycosyltransferase translates to MTNLNVDPARLAANVIDAVAIGRNEGKRLVECLASLQRAGVRRIVYVDSGSTDGSLLAAEAAGAMVVQLDMSQPFTAARARNAGLARLLEMDDPAEFVQMIDGDCVLRSSWLPLAQDFLKSNPRAVAVCGRRRESAAAASVYNRLCDVEWDTPVGKALACGGDALFRMSALAAAGGYRADLIAGEEPELCVRLRQSGGEIWRLDGEMTLHDAAMTRFSQWWRRSRRAGYAFAEGAALHGAPPERHWVAQTRRAVVWGAVLPVLAFLLLWIAPALALLVLLIYPAQVLRLAARRGLSKGTSWEVALFTVLGKFPEALGVLSYWLNRLRGRHGRLIEYK
- a CDS encoding CpsD/CapB family tyrosine-protein kinase, whose protein sequence is MRLDRSSPANASSSAMDHARHWAEIRPLRTDPASLKRYKLFTDSRDDDITRRFDLLRTLLAGTLEENGILRLGVSAPTEGSGTSFIAANLALSMARRPSARVVLADMNLRKPGLARMFGANAPGPLSEFLAGNHSASDHLRSYHGNLALLLNSQPSQGSAELLQEQSTAVALGNLRRKFSPTIEIYDLPPILGRDDTLSFMPQLDGILLVADGTRNTAAQLREAEELLNGRTRLVAVVLNRGEIRKSLNDIVQGIRDRWFRGRKRR
- a CDS encoding WecB/TagA/CpsF family glycosyltransferase, with product MNFTYEDHVIRVNMPDQPSLMEEVTRRFRAHQGFALATINLDHLVKLRQDGGFRQAYAAQDLVVADGNPIIWLSRLAGESLALVPGSDLVMPLARLAAAEDVPLALVGSTPEALEGAAAHIRKNVPGITIAACIAPPMGFDPESAAGAEVLHQLRDSGARLCFIALGAPKQERLAARGRIEAPEIGFASIGAGLDFLAGNQQRAPRWVRRIAMEWVWRMLSSPRRLAPRYARCAAILPAEAMNALKQRRAR